From Phaeobacter sp. A36a-5a, the proteins below share one genomic window:
- a CDS encoding BMP family ABC transporter substrate-binding protein, with amino-acid sequence MKLTNLLTSAAVALGLATGAALAEDKTKVGFVYVGPVGDGGWTYEHDQGRKAVVAEFGDKVETVYVENVAEGPDAERVMTQMALEGADLIFTTSFGYMDPTINVAKKFPNVKFEHATGYKRADNVSTYSARFYEGRAVQGHIAGHMTESNIIGYIGSYPIPEVIRGINSAYLHAKKVNPDVQFKIVWAFTWFDPAKEADAAKVLIEQGADVILQHTDSTAPQAAAQAAGNVITFGQASDMAEYGPKPRVSSIIDNWAPYYIARTKAVIDGTWTSSDTWDGIGAGMVGIGEISDAVPADVKASALELKAALADGSYHAFTGPIKKQDGSDWLAEGETADDGTLAGMNFYVEGLEGDIPQ; translated from the coding sequence ATGAAACTGACCAACCTTCTGACCAGCGCCGCCGTGGCGCTTGGCCTGGCCACCGGTGCGGCCTTGGCCGAGGACAAGACCAAAGTGGGCTTTGTCTATGTCGGCCCTGTCGGTGACGGTGGCTGGACCTATGAACACGATCAGGGCCGCAAGGCCGTGGTTGCGGAATTCGGCGACAAGGTCGAAACCGTCTATGTCGAGAACGTCGCAGAAGGCCCCGATGCCGAGCGCGTGATGACCCAGATGGCGCTGGAAGGTGCGGATCTCATCTTCACCACCTCCTTTGGCTACATGGATCCCACCATCAACGTCGCCAAGAAATTCCCGAACGTGAAGTTCGAGCACGCCACCGGCTACAAGCGCGCCGACAACGTCTCGACCTACTCCGCCCGCTTCTACGAGGGGCGCGCGGTTCAGGGCCACATTGCCGGCCATATGACGGAGTCGAACATCATCGGCTACATCGGCTCCTACCCGATCCCCGAAGTGATCCGCGGCATCAACTCGGCCTATCTGCACGCCAAGAAGGTGAACCCTGACGTCCAGTTCAAGATCGTCTGGGCCTTCACCTGGTTTGATCCCGCAAAAGAGGCTGATGCCGCCAAGGTGCTGATCGAACAGGGGGCTGACGTGATCCTGCAGCACACCGATTCCACCGCACCGCAGGCCGCCGCACAGGCCGCAGGCAATGTGATCACCTTTGGTCAGGCGTCTGATATGGCCGAATACGGGCCCAAGCCGCGCGTCTCCTCGATCATCGACAATTGGGCACCCTATTACATCGCCCGCACCAAGGCCGTGATCGACGGCACCTGGACAAGCAGCGACACCTGGGACGGTATTGGCGCCGGCATGGTTGGCATCGGTGAAATCTCCGATGCGGTTCCCGCTGATGTGAAAGCCTCCGCACTGGAGCTGAAAGCCGCGCTGGCCGATGGCTCCTACCACGCCTTCACCGGCCCGATCAAAAAGCAGGACGGCTCCGACTGGCTGGCCGAAGGCGAGACCGCCGATGACGGCACCCTGGCCGGCATGAACTTCTACGTCGAAGGCCTGGAAGGCGACATTCCGCAATAA
- a CDS encoding Lrp/AsnC family transcriptional regulator, producing the protein MPYPRLLWLMWFISTAMLRLRQRIGYLRSDVISLPIGEFNVDRTDKRILAVLERNARTSAAEIGRQIGLSRTAVQDRLSKLETRGVISGYRVQLSEPQDDLIRAVLFVRIAVRPCTDALTWMASLEGVQEVLSLSGEIDAIVRCAVPDVAALTALNDRIGASDWIAGSNSNVVLRTLR; encoded by the coding sequence ATGCCCTACCCCCGGCTGCTGTGGTTGATGTGGTTCATCTCAACTGCGATGTTACGGCTGCGGCAACGGATCGGATACTTGCGGTCCGACGTGATCAGCCTGCCAATCGGGGAATTCAACGTGGATCGGACGGACAAACGGATATTGGCGGTTCTGGAACGGAACGCCCGCACCAGCGCTGCCGAAATCGGGCGCCAGATCGGCCTGTCCCGGACCGCGGTTCAGGACAGGCTGTCGAAGCTTGAGACACGTGGCGTGATCAGCGGATATCGGGTTCAGCTATCGGAGCCTCAGGACGACCTGATCCGGGCGGTCCTCTTCGTCAGAATTGCGGTCCGCCCATGCACCGATGCGCTGACCTGGATGGCCTCGCTCGAGGGCGTGCAGGAGGTGCTGTCTCTGTCCGGTGAGATCGACGCCATCGTCAGATGTGCCGTGCCGGATGTCGCCGCGCTGACGGCGCTCAATGACAGGATCGGGGCCAGCGACTGGATTGCCGGTTCGAATTCGAACGTGGTGCTGCGCACCCTCCGATAA
- a CDS encoding Lrp/AsnC family transcriptional regulator, whose translation MGKENLSQGLDSYDLAILRILQQDCTKPQRQIGEMVNLSTASVQRRIRRMEADGVISTQAAQIEPKTVGLPLTILVEVELRAETAGRIDDIKRSFQDAPEIQQCYYVTGEVDFILVAIVGDMSEYEALTQRLFFPNDNIRKFRTFVTMDRTKSTMQLNI comes from the coding sequence ATGGGAAAAGAAAATTTATCACAGGGGCTGGATTCCTATGATCTGGCGATCCTGCGGATCCTGCAACAGGACTGCACCAAGCCACAGCGTCAGATCGGCGAGATGGTCAATCTGTCGACCGCATCGGTCCAGCGGCGTATCCGGCGCATGGAGGCGGATGGCGTGATTTCGACCCAGGCCGCCCAGATCGAGCCGAAGACGGTCGGCCTGCCGCTGACCATTCTTGTGGAGGTCGAACTGAGGGCCGAGACAGCAGGCCGGATCGACGATATCAAGCGCAGCTTCCAAGACGCTCCGGAAATCCAGCAATGCTACTATGTCACCGGCGAAGTGGATTTCATCCTTGTGGCGATCGTTGGGGACATGTCGGAATATGAAGCGCTGACGCAACGGCTGTTTTTTCCGAATGACAATATTCGGAAGTTCCGCACCTTTGTCACTATGGACCGCACCAAGTCGACGATGCAGCTAAATATCTGA
- a CDS encoding CDP-alcohol phosphatidyltransferase family protein, whose translation MFDSKIRPLIDPMLNAQGQVIARAGISANQVTLLGLALGLLAAGMIACSLFALALLPLLLSRLADGLDGAVARASEPSDFGGYLDITCDFLFYGAVPLAFVLADPVQNGVAGAFLLMTFYVNGTSFLGYAVLAEKHKMTSTARGVKTLYFTGGLLEGAETIGFFVLLCLLPAWFAPMAWVFGALCLVTATSRVLLALRVFRRD comes from the coding sequence ATGTTCGATTCAAAAATTCGCCCGCTGATCGACCCGATGCTGAATGCCCAGGGGCAGGTCATCGCGCGCGCGGGCATCAGTGCCAATCAGGTGACGCTTCTTGGGCTGGCGCTGGGGCTGCTGGCGGCCGGGATGATCGCCTGTTCGCTCTTTGCGCTGGCGCTGCTGCCGCTGCTTCTGTCGCGGCTGGCCGATGGTCTGGACGGCGCGGTGGCACGCGCCAGCGAGCCAAGCGATTTTGGCGGCTATCTCGATATCACCTGCGATTTCCTGTTCTACGGTGCGGTCCCCCTTGCTTTTGTGCTGGCGGATCCTGTGCAGAATGGCGTGGCCGGGGCGTTCTTGCTGATGACCTTCTATGTGAATGGCACCAGTTTCCTCGGCTATGCGGTGCTGGCGGAGAAACACAAGATGACAAGCACGGCGCGCGGGGTCAAAACGCTTTATTTCACCGGCGGTCTGCTGGAGGGGGCGGAGACGATCGGTTTTTTCGTGCTCTTGTGCCTGCTGCCTGCGTGGTTTGCACCGATGGCCTGGGTGTTTGGCGCGCTCTGTCTGGTGACCGCCACCTCCCGCGTGCTCCTGGCGCTGCGGGTGTTCCGCCGCGACTGA
- a CDS encoding ABC transporter permease — protein sequence MIRLEKRPQPSRVWSMATPLVAVLATMIAGGLLFAALGKNPVEAIRTIFWDPLFGEFAFYYRPQLLVKGAPLVLIAIGLSLGFRAGIWNIGAEGQYIMGAICGAGAGLALYPTDSALIFPLMVVAGALGGWAWAMIPAVLKTRFGTNEILVSLMLVYVAEQFLASVSLGLLKNPEGFGFPGSRNLQSWDSAHNAELITGTGMHWGVVAALIAVIFAYVLLNRHMLGYHIRLTGEAPRAARFAGVNPTRLVLFCLGTSGALAGLAGLFEVSGPSGQISIDFNVGYGFTAIIVAFLGRLHPVGILLAGGLMALTYIGGDIAQSNMGLPSAAIQVFQGMLLFFLLALDLLTNFRIALSKPEVV from the coding sequence ATGATCCGGCTAGAAAAGAGACCACAGCCCTCGCGGGTCTGGTCGATGGCGACGCCGCTGGTGGCGGTGCTGGCGACCATGATCGCGGGCGGGCTTTTGTTTGCGGCCCTTGGCAAGAACCCGGTTGAGGCGATCCGCACCATTTTCTGGGATCCGCTGTTTGGCGAATTTGCTTTTTACTACCGCCCGCAGCTGTTGGTGAAGGGCGCGCCACTGGTGCTGATCGCCATCGGCCTGTCCTTGGGCTTTCGCGCGGGTATCTGGAACATCGGCGCCGAGGGCCAGTATATCATGGGCGCCATCTGTGGCGCCGGGGCTGGCCTTGCCCTTTACCCTACAGACTCGGCACTGATCTTTCCCTTGATGGTGGTGGCAGGCGCGCTGGGGGGCTGGGCCTGGGCGATGATCCCCGCAGTGCTGAAAACGCGCTTTGGCACCAATGAGATCCTGGTCTCGCTGATGCTGGTCTATGTGGCCGAGCAGTTTCTCGCCTCGGTCTCGCTGGGATTGCTGAAAAACCCCGAGGGCTTTGGCTTTCCCGGCTCGCGCAACCTGCAATCCTGGGACAGCGCCCATAACGCCGAGCTGATCACGGGCACCGGCATGCACTGGGGTGTTGTGGCGGCGCTGATCGCGGTGATCTTTGCCTATGTGCTGCTCAACCGTCACATGCTGGGTTATCACATCCGCCTGACTGGCGAGGCGCCACGTGCCGCGCGTTTTGCGGGCGTGAACCCCACCCGGCTGGTGCTGTTCTGCCTTGGCACCTCTGGCGCGCTGGCGGGTCTTGCGGGGCTGTTTGAGGTCTCCGGTCCCTCTGGCCAGATCTCCATCGATTTCAACGTGGGCTACGGGTTTACCGCCATTATCGTTGCCTTCCTGGGCCGGTTGCACCCTGTCGGCATCCTGCTGGCGGGTGGTCTGATGGCGCTGACATATATCGGCGGCGATATCGCCCAGTCCAACATGGGCCTGCCTTCGGCGGCGATCCAGGTGTTTCAGGGGATGCTGTTGTTCTTCCTTCTGGCGCTGGATCTCCTGACCAATTTCCGCATTGCGCTCAGCAAACCCGAGGTGGTGTGA
- a CDS encoding DUF938 domain-containing protein, with product MVVRTVPGEASVTLPDAGAKLFAPSAARNLEPIADLLARIAPQPDSADGPRPRALEIASGTGQHVVGFAGRCAHLDWQPSDVNPARLTSINAYTGDSGCRNIATAIQLDATEAPWPDGLGRFDLIVLCNLLHLISTPEAQTLIREAARHLAAGGHFLIYGPFMRGGELTSEGDRGFHAKLTAHDPEVGYKDDFDVMDWLQDSGLEMRQVIEMPANNLALVAIRQSR from the coding sequence ATGGTTGTGCGCACGGTGCCCGGAGAGGCCTCCGTCACGCTGCCGGATGCAGGGGCAAAACTCTTTGCTCCGTCGGCGGCGCGCAATCTGGAGCCGATCGCGGATCTTCTGGCCCGGATTGCCCCGCAACCCGACAGTGCGGATGGCCCTCGCCCCCGCGCGCTGGAAATTGCCAGCGGCACCGGGCAGCATGTGGTCGGCTTTGCCGGCCGCTGCGCGCATCTGGACTGGCAGCCCAGCGATGTGAACCCGGCACGCCTGACCAGCATCAATGCCTATACCGGTGACAGCGGCTGTCGCAATATCGCGACGGCGATCCAGCTCGATGCCACCGAAGCCCCCTGGCCCGACGGGCTGGGCCGCTTTGATCTGATCGTGCTGTGCAATCTGCTGCATCTGATCAGTACGCCCGAGGCCCAGACCCTGATCCGCGAGGCCGCGCGCCATCTGGCGGCGGGCGGGCACTTCCTGATCTACGGCCCGTTCATGCGCGGCGGTGAGCTGACCAGCGAGGGCGACCGCGGCTTTCACGCCAAGCTGACCGCCCATGACCCGGAGGTCGGTTACAAGGATGATTTCGACGTGATGGACTGGCTGCAAGACAGCGGGCTGGAGATGCGCCAGGTGATCGAGATGCCCGCCAACAATCTGGCGCTGGTGGCGATACGTCAATCGAGGTGA
- a CDS encoding cupin domain-containing protein, translating to MKKITATAFTGEKAWDALDIERISDATVRLHWTDAPYKWHVNDGPEVFVVLDGEVDMHVRIDGAERILRLLPGDIFHAESGDEHVAHPDGPVRALVIETAGSI from the coding sequence ATGAAGAAGATCACCGCAACGGCGTTTACGGGCGAAAAGGCCTGGGACGCGCTGGATATCGAACGCATAAGCGATGCAACCGTGCGGCTGCATTGGACCGACGCGCCGTATAAATGGCATGTCAACGATGGCCCTGAGGTCTTTGTCGTGCTGGACGGTGAGGTCGACATGCATGTTCGCATCGACGGGGCCGAGCGTATCCTGCGCCTGCTGCCGGGTGACATCTTTCATGCCGAGAGCGGCGATGAACATGTGGCGCATCCCGACGGGCCGGTGCGGGCGCTTGTCATTGAAACGGCGGGCAGCATCTAG
- a CDS encoding ABC transporter permease, translating to MDLSAINPVLLIASLMVAATPILIAAIGELVVEKSGVLNLGVEGMMITGAIAGFATAVETGSPLIGFLAAAVAGAALSVLFGFLTLVAQANQVASGLALTLFGLGLSALMGQSYVGVKPPQMSDIHIPVLSDLPVIGPILFGHDIILYFGIALTAAVWALLKFSRAGLVLRAVGENHDAAHALGYKVIRIRLMAIMFGGACAGIGGAYISLIRVPQWTEGMTAGVGWIALALVVFASWKPWRALLGAYLFGGVTVVQLNLQAAGVAIPVEYLAMSPYVITIIVLVILSADKSSAPAALGRNFHASR from the coding sequence ATGGATCTTTCTGCAATCAACCCGGTCCTGCTCATCGCCTCGCTGATGGTGGCGGCCACACCGATCCTGATCGCTGCCATTGGCGAACTGGTGGTGGAGAAATCAGGCGTTCTGAACCTTGGCGTCGAAGGCATGATGATCACCGGCGCCATCGCAGGCTTTGCCACCGCGGTGGAGACCGGCTCGCCCCTGATCGGGTTCCTTGCCGCCGCTGTTGCCGGGGCAGCGCTGTCGGTTCTGTTTGGCTTTCTGACCCTTGTGGCGCAGGCCAATCAGGTGGCCTCCGGTCTGGCGCTGACGCTGTTCGGCCTCGGCCTGTCGGCGCTGATGGGGCAATCCTACGTCGGTGTGAAACCGCCACAGATGAGCGACATCCACATCCCCGTCCTGAGCGACCTGCCGGTGATTGGCCCGATCCTCTTTGGCCATGACATCATCCTCTATTTCGGCATCGCGCTGACCGCCGCAGTCTGGGCGCTGCTGAAATTCTCTCGCGCCGGACTGGTGCTGCGTGCGGTGGGGGAAAACCACGATGCTGCCCATGCGCTGGGGTATAAGGTGATCCGCATCCGCCTGATGGCGATCATGTTCGGTGGCGCCTGTGCCGGTATCGGCGGGGCCTACATCAGCCTTATCCGGGTGCCGCAATGGACCGAAGGCATGACCGCGGGCGTGGGCTGGATTGCGCTGGCGCTGGTGGTCTTTGCCAGCTGGAAACCCTGGCGCGCACTCCTTGGTGCCTATCTTTTTGGCGGCGTCACCGTGGTGCAGCTCAATCTGCAAGCGGCAGGCGTTGCCATCCCGGTGGAGTATCTGGCAATGTCGCCCTACGTGATCACAATTATCGTGCTTGTCATTCTTTCGGCGGACAAAAGCAGCGCACCTGCCGCCCTTGGCCGCAACTTCCACGCCTCCCGCTGA
- a CDS encoding aldo/keto reductase: MSTELISLDGTPASPLAFGTMQFGGRADAAQSAEMYQACRAAGVTHFDTAWVYTEGRSEALLGQLIREDRDSLLIATKVAYTGGAGPDNIRRQLDQSRARLGQDMVDILYLHRYDEETDLRETLACLAELRDAGQIRYLGLSNFAAWQVMKAIMIGQEFDLRPAILQPMYSLLKRQVEVEILPMCADQGLHVAPYSPLGGGMLTGKYSSAQQAGHSRGRLDEDPRYAERYGQPWMQESARALADLAAELEVDPASLAVAWAAAYGRNVTPIISARSLAQLRPSLAALEIEMTPDLYARMSALSPRPAPATDRLEEQQ, translated from the coding sequence ATGAGCACCGAACTGATCAGCCTCGACGGCACCCCCGCAAGCCCCCTTGCCTTTGGCACCATGCAATTTGGCGGCCGCGCCGATGCTGCCCAGTCGGCCGAAATGTACCAGGCCTGCCGCGCTGCGGGGGTGACCCATTTCGACACCGCCTGGGTCTATACCGAGGGCCGTAGCGAGGCGCTGCTGGGCCAGCTGATCCGGGAAGACCGTGACAGCCTGCTGATCGCCACCAAGGTCGCCTATACCGGCGGCGCAGGCCCTGACAATATCCGGCGCCAGCTCGATCAGTCGCGCGCGCGTCTGGGGCAGGACATGGTCGATATCCTCTACCTGCACCGCTACGACGAAGAGACGGACCTGCGCGAGACCCTTGCCTGTCTCGCCGAGCTGCGCGACGCCGGGCAGATCCGCTATCTGGGGCTGTCGAACTTTGCCGCCTGGCAGGTGATGAAGGCGATCATGATCGGGCAGGAATTCGACCTGAGGCCCGCCATCCTGCAACCGATGTATTCGCTGCTGAAGCGTCAGGTCGAGGTGGAGATCCTGCCGATGTGCGCTGATCAGGGCCTGCATGTGGCCCCCTATTCGCCCCTGGGCGGCGGGATGCTGACGGGCAAATACAGCAGTGCCCAGCAGGCGGGCCACAGCCGGGGGCGGCTGGACGAGGATCCGCGTTACGCCGAACGCTATGGTCAGCCCTGGATGCAGGAGAGCGCCCGTGCCCTGGCCGATCTTGCCGCCGAACTGGAGGTTGATCCGGCCAGCCTCGCCGTGGCCTGGGCCGCCGCCTATGGGCGCAATGTGACCCCCATTATCTCGGCCCGGTCACTCGCACAGCTGCGCCCGTCGCTGGCGGCGCTGGAGATCGAGATGACGCCGGACCTCTACGCCCGCATGTCGGCGCTGTCACCGCGTCCGGCGCCCGCAACAGACCGGCTGGAGGAACAGCAATGA
- a CDS encoding NAD(P)/FAD-dependent oxidoreductase — MTAVDYLIIGGGLAGLSAAAALAPRGRVLVLEREEALGYHSSGRSAAMFEANYGPAPVQALSRASEAHHRAHGCLNPRGLLLVGRADQAARFEADCAELDLTQISVAAVCQMVPVLDPEQVKFAASHDAAQDLDADLLLQGFARELRAHGGDIRTRAAVTGLDRSTAGWQVSCGDDVITATTIINAAGAWADELAQMAGIAPIGLQPKRRSMARLPAPGGHDVTTWPMIMGVGESWYAKPDAGKLLVSPADADPVPPQDAYADDMVLAEGLARYEEMVTTPVTRVEHNWAGLRSFVADGVPVLGPDPAVASFVWCAGQGGYGVQSSPAAGRLIADLVTGQTPDIDATNVAALSPERLR; from the coding sequence ATGACAGCGGTCGACTATCTGATCATCGGCGGCGGGCTTGCCGGTCTGAGCGCCGCCGCCGCCCTTGCGCCACGGGGGCGTGTTCTGGTGCTGGAGCGGGAAGAGGCGCTTGGCTATCACTCCTCCGGGCGCTCTGCGGCGATGTTTGAGGCCAATTACGGCCCCGCGCCGGTACAGGCGCTGAGCCGGGCCAGTGAGGCCCACCACCGCGCCCATGGCTGTCTCAACCCGCGCGGGCTGCTGCTGGTCGGGCGCGCCGATCAGGCCGCGCGTTTCGAGGCCGATTGCGCCGAGCTGGATCTGACGCAGATTTCGGTTGCGGCGGTCTGCCAGATGGTGCCGGTGCTTGATCCCGAGCAGGTCAAATTTGCGGCCAGCCATGATGCGGCGCAGGATCTGGATGCGGACCTGTTGTTGCAGGGCTTTGCCAGAGAGCTGCGCGCCCATGGGGGTGACATCCGCACCCGCGCCGCTGTCACCGGTCTGGACCGCAGCACCGCGGGCTGGCAGGTGAGCTGCGGTGACGATGTGATCACCGCCACAACGATTATCAATGCGGCCGGGGCCTGGGCGGATGAGCTGGCGCAGATGGCCGGGATCGCGCCCATCGGATTGCAACCCAAGCGCCGCTCCATGGCGCGGCTGCCCGCGCCCGGTGGCCACGATGTCACCACCTGGCCAATGATCATGGGCGTCGGTGAGAGCTGGTATGCCAAACCCGATGCCGGCAAGCTGCTGGTCTCGCCCGCTGACGCCGATCCGGTGCCGCCGCAGGATGCCTATGCCGATGACATGGTGCTTGCCGAGGGGCTGGCCCGCTATGAGGAGATGGTGACAACCCCGGTCACCCGAGTTGAGCACAACTGGGCCGGCCTGCGCAGTTTTGTAGCCGATGGCGTGCCGGTGCTGGGGCCGGATCCGGCGGTGGCCAGTTTTGTCTGGTGTGCAGGTCAGGGCGGCTATGGCGTGCAGAGCTCCCCCGCCGCCGGGCGGCTGATTGCCGATCTGGTCACCGGGCAGACACCGGACATCGACGCCACGAACGTGGCCGCGCTCAGCCCGGAAAGGCTGCGCTGA